One genomic segment of Microcella indica includes these proteins:
- a CDS encoding GDSL-type esterase/lipase family protein, translated as MARWGNYRALGDSVSMMRRDASDLTFDSPTWSWTDRVALAVESVARLRGEAAQGCSLASPGATVEQLVHDQVPRALEAGADLVTILIGTSELLDGSARPAALARRLESGVRTLTAAGVDVVLATCLNPPTAIVPRRRRVRTAEFTAELWSIARTHDASVVDAWSLRDARLRPLGTGDRVHLGEEGHRQLGTRAVHVLGLPFVELGGRPRASAAGG; from the coding sequence ATGGCACGGTGGGGGAATTATCGCGCGCTCGGCGACTCGGTGAGCATGATGCGCCGCGACGCGAGCGACCTCACCTTCGATTCCCCGACCTGGTCGTGGACCGATCGGGTCGCCCTCGCCGTCGAGAGCGTCGCCCGGCTGCGCGGGGAGGCTGCGCAGGGATGCTCGCTCGCGAGCCCCGGCGCGACCGTCGAGCAACTCGTGCACGACCAGGTGCCGCGCGCGCTCGAGGCGGGCGCCGACCTCGTGACGATCCTCATCGGCACGTCGGAGCTGCTCGACGGCTCCGCGCGGCCGGCCGCGCTCGCCCGTCGTCTGGAGTCGGGCGTGCGCACGCTCACCGCGGCAGGCGTGGACGTCGTGCTCGCGACGTGCCTCAACCCGCCGACGGCGATCGTGCCCAGACGGCGGCGCGTGCGCACGGCCGAGTTCACGGCAGAGCTGTGGTCGATCGCCCGCACGCACGACGCCTCGGTCGTGGATGCCTGGTCGTTGCGCGATGCGCGCCTGCGCCCGCTCGGCACGGGTGATCGCGTGCATCTCGGCGAGGAGGGCCACCGCCAGCTGGGCACGCGGGCCGTGCATGTCCTGGGGCTGCCGTTCGTCGAGCTGGGCGGCCGCCCTCGAGCGTCGGCGGCCGGCGGCTAG
- the orn gene encoding oligoribonuclease — translation MSAATDRLVWIDCEMTGLDLAVDDLIEVAVVITNYDLEPVHEGFSIVIAPTERGMANMSDFVRDMHASSGLLDELPQGVPLEDAQAQIMAYLTEHVPTAGQSPLAGNTIGTDRAFLARSLPQVDAHLHYRSVDVSSIKELVRRWFPRIYFNAPAKDGGHRAMADILESIRELDYYRRAGFVAEPGPSSDDAQAIAADIVQKWEPRL, via the coding sequence GTGAGTGCCGCCACTGATCGTCTCGTCTGGATCGACTGCGAGATGACGGGGCTCGACCTCGCCGTGGACGACCTCATCGAGGTCGCCGTGGTCATCACGAACTACGACCTCGAGCCCGTGCACGAGGGCTTCTCGATCGTCATCGCCCCCACCGAGCGGGGGATGGCGAACATGAGCGACTTCGTGCGCGACATGCACGCCTCCAGCGGGCTGCTCGACGAGCTGCCGCAGGGCGTGCCGCTCGAGGATGCTCAGGCGCAGATCATGGCCTACCTCACCGAGCACGTTCCGACCGCCGGGCAGTCTCCCCTCGCGGGCAACACGATCGGCACCGACCGCGCCTTCCTCGCGCGCTCTCTGCCGCAGGTCGACGCCCACCTGCACTACCGCAGCGTCGACGTCTCCTCCATCAAGGAGCTCGTGCGCCGGTGGTTCCCCCGCATCTACTTCAACGCGCCCGCGAAGGATGGCGGGCACCGGGCGATGGCCGACATTCTCGAGTCGATTCGCGAGCTCGACTACTACCGCAGGGCGGGGTTCGTCGCCGAGCCGGGGCCCAGCTCTGACGACGCTCAGGCGATCGCGGCCGACATCGTGCAGAAGTGGGAGCCCCGGCTGTAA
- the clpS gene encoding ATP-dependent Clp protease adapter ClpS has product MFSRLRDTRSVTPPAGTSSSVAERLDEQTLHASQVPWSTVIWNDPVNLMSYVSWVFRRHFGMTRQDAERAMLAVHHDGRATVAEGNREAMERHVEAMHEYGLWATVEKAPR; this is encoded by the coding sequence ATGTTCAGTCGCCTGCGCGACACTAGGAGCGTGACTCCCCCCGCCGGCACCTCCTCGTCCGTGGCCGAGAGGCTCGACGAGCAGACCCTGCACGCCTCGCAGGTGCCGTGGTCGACGGTCATCTGGAACGACCCGGTGAACCTCATGAGCTATGTCTCGTGGGTGTTCCGCCGCCACTTCGGCATGACGCGACAGGACGCCGAGCGGGCGATGCTCGCCGTGCACCACGACGGTCGCGCGACGGTCGCGGAGGGGAATCGTGAGGCCATGGAGCGCCACGTGGAGGCGATGCACGAGTACGGATTGTGGGCGACCGTCGAGAAGGCTCCGCGATGA
- a CDS encoding DUF2017 family protein: protein MRGFQATEAGWQAILEPEEARILLSLSRQLQSLLADSLEPDALADGAVRRLLPDAYRDDAEAAEEWRRLSRRSLVERKVAHAATLSRALAAPAVASEPTTITLDADDALDWVRAVGDLRLVIADRIGIVVDGDEGTTSEPGLRELYDWLAWIQDDLVRVFEAGESGADGGE, encoded by the coding sequence ATGAGGGGCTTCCAGGCGACGGAGGCGGGCTGGCAGGCGATCCTCGAGCCGGAGGAGGCGCGCATCCTGCTCTCGCTGAGCCGTCAGCTGCAGTCGCTGCTCGCCGACAGTCTCGAACCGGATGCCCTCGCCGACGGCGCTGTGCGTCGCCTGCTGCCCGATGCCTACCGCGATGACGCCGAGGCCGCCGAGGAGTGGCGCCGCTTGAGTCGGCGCAGCCTCGTCGAGCGCAAGGTCGCGCACGCTGCGACCCTGAGCCGGGCGCTCGCGGCTCCCGCGGTCGCCTCGGAGCCGACGACGATCACCCTCGACGCCGACGACGCCCTCGACTGGGTGCGGGCGGTGGGCGACCTGCGGCTCGTGATCGCCGACCGCATCGGGATCGTCGTCGACGGCGACGAGGGCACGACCTCGGAGCCGGGGCTGCGAGAGCTCTACGACTGGCTCGCGTGGATTCAAGACGACCTGGTGCGGGTGTTCGAGGCGGGCGAGAGCGGTGCCGACGGTGGCGAGTGA
- a CDS encoding metallopeptidase family protein — protein MASEPAELDLDEAAFERLVVEELDALPDEMVDGLDNVIFVTEARPEDGSLDLLGLYEGVALTDRGQYGFGELPDRIILYREPLLAAAEGDLEELHEQIHITLVHEIAHFYGIDDDELHRLGWA, from the coding sequence GTGGCGAGTGAGCCCGCCGAGCTCGACCTCGACGAGGCCGCGTTCGAGCGGCTCGTCGTGGAGGAGCTCGACGCGCTGCCCGACGAGATGGTGGACGGGCTCGACAACGTCATCTTCGTGACCGAGGCGAGGCCCGAGGACGGCTCTCTCGACCTGCTGGGGCTGTACGAGGGGGTCGCGCTCACCGACCGCGGCCAGTACGGCTTCGGCGAGCTTCCCGACCGCATCATCCTCTACCGGGAGCCGCTGCTCGCCGCGGCCGAAGGGGACCTCGAGGAGCTGCACGAGCAGATCCACATCACGCTCGTGCACGAGATCGCCCACTTCTACGGGATCGACGACGACGAGCTGCACCGGCTGGGCTGGGCATGA
- a CDS encoding serine hydrolase — MSRGARRARAIVSGVVTVVIVGGAAYAAAALLSPLPALEVQPRDLDTSAVGASLDQLVLPDAGATAVSLPSGEPILAGAQEPRPMAGVAKLVLAHVALDAEPLEAGRTGETVQIDAATASRYRELTTAGARTVPVVQGQVWTRRDLLAATAIGSGNNIAELLMLEVFGGLDAYTAAASTWLDSVGLADTAVVDATGLDSGNISTARDLARLAQLTLAHPVLGELMTDRPRTATAGASWGDEAAYVVDTGAIGLARTYTDAAGVVLLLAVPVVAAGTGGESATPVALALLGQPGYAQAEVAVRALIASLADVVAPTTIVEAGATVGELRAAWGPSASILARDAITVTQLDAATIEVRLNVPERQTVLEGTTIGQLVVTTPDGEQVSNLVAGATIAQPGVAWRFADPATVIGRWTD; from the coding sequence ATGAGCAGAGGTGCGCGTCGGGCGCGGGCGATCGTGAGCGGCGTCGTCACCGTCGTGATCGTCGGCGGCGCCGCCTACGCGGCGGCCGCGCTGCTCAGCCCGCTACCGGCGCTCGAGGTGCAGCCGCGCGACCTCGACACGAGCGCCGTGGGCGCCTCGCTCGACCAGCTCGTGCTGCCGGACGCCGGCGCGACGGCCGTCTCCCTGCCCTCGGGCGAGCCGATTCTCGCCGGCGCGCAGGAGCCTCGCCCCATGGCGGGCGTCGCCAAGCTCGTGCTCGCGCACGTCGCCCTCGACGCGGAGCCTCTCGAGGCGGGGCGCACGGGCGAGACGGTGCAGATCGATGCGGCGACAGCATCCCGCTACCGCGAGCTCACGACGGCGGGTGCTCGTACCGTGCCCGTGGTGCAGGGTCAGGTCTGGACGCGCCGCGACCTGCTCGCGGCGACCGCCATCGGTTCGGGCAACAACATCGCCGAGCTGCTCATGCTCGAGGTCTTCGGCGGCCTCGACGCCTACACGGCGGCGGCCTCGACCTGGCTCGACTCGGTCGGGCTCGCCGACACCGCGGTCGTCGACGCGACGGGGCTGGACTCGGGCAACATCTCGACCGCGCGCGACCTCGCGCGACTCGCCCAGCTCACTCTCGCCCACCCGGTGCTCGGCGAGCTCATGACCGACCGTCCGCGCACGGCGACCGCGGGCGCCTCGTGGGGCGACGAGGCCGCGTACGTGGTCGATACCGGCGCGATCGGCCTCGCCCGCACCTACACGGATGCGGCCGGAGTCGTGCTGCTCCTGGCCGTGCCCGTCGTGGCCGCCGGCACGGGGGGCGAGTCGGCCACTCCCGTCGCCCTCGCACTGCTCGGCCAGCCGGGCTACGCGCAGGCCGAGGTCGCGGTGCGCGCACTCATCGCCTCCCTCGCCGACGTCGTCGCACCCACCACCATCGTGGAGGCCGGTGCGACGGTCGGCGAGCTGCGGGCGGCGTGGGGGCCGAGCGCGAGCATCCTCGCCCGCGACGCGATCACGGTCACCCAGCTGGACGCCGCCACGATCGAGGTGCGCCTGAACGTTCCCGAGCGCCAGACGGTGCTCGAGGGCACCACGATCGGGCAGCTCGTCGTGACGACTCCCGACGGCGAGCAGGTGTCGAACCTCGTCGCCGGTGCCACGATCGCGCAGCCGGGGGTCGCCTGGCGCTTCGCCGACCCCGCGACGGTCATCGGCCGCTGGACGGACTGA
- a CDS encoding ATP-binding protein, with protein MSSAERSRPRLTLVDGRSGSGKTTFATELARSTGAQLLRLDDVYPGWDGLEAAEAHVLHHVLRAIAEGRPPRWRSWNWPDSRPGTWHDLDPRRPLVIEGCGAISPAARALADYALWIELPDDAERRRRAIARDGEAFARNWQRWARQEDWHAHLHDPRGTADEHVPG; from the coding sequence GTGTCCTCCGCTGAGCGCTCCCGACCGCGCCTGACGCTCGTCGACGGGCGCTCGGGCTCGGGCAAGACGACGTTCGCGACGGAGCTCGCGCGGTCGACCGGCGCGCAGCTGCTGAGACTCGACGACGTCTACCCGGGCTGGGACGGCCTCGAGGCGGCGGAGGCGCACGTGCTCCACCACGTGCTGCGGGCGATCGCGGAGGGGCGCCCGCCCCGCTGGAGGTCGTGGAACTGGCCGGATTCCCGACCCGGCACCTGGCACGATCTCGACCCGCGGCGGCCCCTCGTGATCGAGGGGTGCGGTGCCATTAGCCCGGCCGCGCGCGCCCTCGCCGACTACGCCCTCTGGATCGAGCTGCCCGACGACGCCGAGCGGCGACGCCGGGCGATCGCGCGGGACGGCGAGGCTTTCGCCCGCAACTGGCAGCGGTGGGCGCGCCAGGAGGACTGGCACGCGCACCTCCACGATCCGCGCGGCACCGCCGACGAGCACGTGCCGGGCTGA